The proteins below are encoded in one region of Girardinichthys multiradiatus isolate DD_20200921_A chromosome 19, DD_fGirMul_XY1, whole genome shotgun sequence:
- the nubpl gene encoding iron-sulfur protein NUBPL isoform X3: protein MTLFTYCRLFHLLKVKGTKASVFQNVTEIKHGTGYYVHLKRCQGSVDNKGLQDRQKRQMVRGLPKQKPITGVKQVIVVASGKGGVGKSTTAVNLALGLMAIDQSKSVGLLDADVYGPSIPKLMNLKGHPELSDDNRMIPLINYGVPCMSMGFLVEDASPIVWRGLMVMSAIERLLRQVEWGSLDYLVVDMPPGTGDVQLSITQNIPIAGAVMVSTPQDVALLDARRGAEMFKKVNVPVLGLVQNMSVFQCPNCHHQTHIFGSNGARQLAETIRVRFLG, encoded by the exons ATGACTCTGTTCACGTACTGCAGACTGTTTCATTTATTGAAAGTAAAAGGCACTAAAGCTTCAGTATTCCAAAATGTAACCGAGATAAAACACGGAACTGGTTACTATGTGCATCTAAAACGATGCCAG GGGTCTGTGGACAATAAAGGACTCCAGGATAGGCAGAAGCGTCAAATGGTGAGGGGTCTTCCTAAGCAGAAGCCCATCACAGGTGTTAAACAGGTGATTGTTGTTGCTTCAGGGAAAGGCGGCGTTGGCAAGTCTACAACAGCAG TGAACTTGGCTCTTGGATTAATGGCCATTGATCAG TCTAAGTCAGTTGGTCTGTTGGATGCTGATGTCTATGGCCCATCCATTCCCAAACTGATGAACCTAAAAGGTCACCCGGAGCTCAGTGATG ATAATCGAATGATTCCTCTTATCAACTATGGTGTCCCATG CATGTCAATGGGCTTCCTGGTGGAGGATGCATCTCCGATAGTGTGGAGAGGACTGATGGTAATGTCTGCTATAGAGCGGTTGCTCAGACAG GTAGAATGGGGTTCTTTGGACTACTTGGTGGTAGACATGCCTCCTGGGACAGGAGACGTCCAGCTGTCCATTACTCAGAACATTCCGATAGCAG GTGCAGTCATGGTTTCAACACCGCAAGATGTTGCTTTGCTGGATGCTCGCAGAGGAGCCGAGATGTTTAAAAAAGTTAACGTGCCG GTTCTAGGTCTGGTTCAGAACATGAGTGTCTTCCAGTGTCCCAACTGTCACCATCAGACCCACATCTTTGGCTCCAATGGGGCACGGCAACTTGCAGAGACGATCAGAGTCCGGTTTTTGG